A window of Dorea formicigenerans contains these coding sequences:
- a CDS encoding PLP-dependent transferase, giving the protein MAFVAKLRNGIFRNTGACLSPVNAYLNLIGIETLGLRMERECQNALELAHWIAENYSDIIVNYPGLESSFWHHVTKEQFEHGYGAILTLRVGSKEKAFKFIDSLTIPYIISNIGDTKALKNQRLIRNKVQEENENGRKG; this is encoded by the coding sequence ATGGCTTTTGTAGCAAAACTTCGGAATGGGATTTTTAGAAATACAGGGGCATGCCTTTCTCCGGTCAATGCATATCTGAATCTGATCGGTATTGAAACACTTGGACTTAGAATGGAACGTGAGTGCCAAAATGCACTGGAACTTGCACACTGGATTGCAGAGAATTATTCTGATATAATAGTAAATTATCCGGGACTGGAAAGTAGTTTCTGGCATCATGTTACAAAAGAACAGTTTGAACATGGATATGGCGCAATTCTTACACTTCGCGTAGGAAGTAAAGAAAAGGCATTTAAATTTATTGACAGTCTTACAATCCCGTATATCATTTCCAACATAGGAGATACAAAGGCGCTCAAAAATCAGAGACTAATCAGGAACAAGGTACAGGAGGAGAATGAAAATGGCAGAAAAGGTTGA